The uncultured Hyphomonas sp. genome includes a window with the following:
- the ilvN gene encoding acetolactate synthase small subunit — protein MSDGSGTPTSTGPKSAYFLNHEDEAVERRTLAVLVDNEPGVLARVVGLFSGRGYNIDSLTVAEVDSSSHQSRITIVTQGTPHILEQIEAQLMRLVPVGEVVDITKSKRGIERELALVKVAGTGEKRVEALRIAQIFRASVIDTTNESFIFEITGASDKISQFVDLMTPLGLVEVSRTGVLSIKRGKEKG, from the coding sequence ATGAGCGACGGATCCGGAACTCCAACCTCGACCGGACCGAAGTCCGCCTATTTCCTCAATCATGAGGATGAAGCCGTTGAGCGCCGCACGCTGGCCGTGCTGGTCGACAACGAACCGGGCGTGCTCGCCCGGGTCGTCGGCCTGTTCTCCGGACGCGGCTATAACATCGACAGCCTGACCGTGGCCGAAGTGGATTCCTCCAGCCACCAGTCGCGCATCACCATCGTCACCCAGGGCACGCCGCACATCCTGGAACAGATCGAAGCGCAGCTGATGCGCCTCGTCCCGGTCGGCGAAGTCGTGGACATCACCAAGTCGAAGCGCGGCATCGAGCGTGAGCTCGCCCTCGTCAAAGTGGCCGGCACCGGCGAAAAGCGCGTCGAAGCGCTACGCATCGCCCAGATCTTCCGCGCCAGTGTGATCGACACGACGAATGAGAGCTTCATCTTCGAGATCACCGGCGCCTCCGACAAGATCAGCCAGTTCGTGGACCTGATGACCCCGCTCGGCCTCGTCGAGGTCAGCCGCACGGGCGTTCTCTCCATAAAGCGCGGGAAGGAAAAAGGATGA
- the ilvC gene encoding ketol-acid reductoisomerase — protein sequence MKVYYEQDADLALIQSKKVAVVGYGSQGHAHVLNMRDSGVKQVKVALQEGSASRKKAEAEGLEVVTPAEATQWADVVMILVPDEKQAVLYANEIEPHLRAGQHIMFGHGFNVHYNLIRPRADVDVSLSAPKGPGHTLRAQYQMGFGLPGLVAIHQDASGTAKDVALSYSKAIGNTRAGVIETSFREETETDLFGEQAVLCGGIVELIKAGYETLVEAGYAPEMAYFECLHETKLIVDLIYEGGIANMNYSISNTAEYGEYVSGPRIVDSEAKANMKKVLEDIQNGTFARNWVLENQAGAPGFNAMRQRMNSHPIEEVGEKLRGMMHWAQNDRLVDKSRN from the coding sequence ATGAAAGTCTATTACGAGCAGGACGCAGATCTCGCCCTCATCCAGAGCAAGAAAGTGGCCGTCGTCGGCTATGGCAGCCAGGGCCACGCCCATGTGCTGAACATGCGCGACAGCGGTGTGAAACAGGTCAAGGTCGCCCTCCAGGAGGGCTCGGCCAGCCGCAAGAAAGCCGAGGCTGAAGGCCTTGAAGTGGTCACCCCGGCCGAGGCCACCCAGTGGGCCGACGTGGTCATGATCCTCGTGCCGGACGAAAAGCAGGCTGTGCTTTACGCCAACGAGATCGAGCCGCACCTGCGCGCCGGCCAGCACATCATGTTCGGCCACGGCTTCAACGTGCATTACAACCTGATCCGCCCGCGCGCCGATGTCGACGTCTCCCTGTCGGCCCCGAAAGGCCCCGGCCACACGCTGCGCGCGCAGTATCAGATGGGCTTCGGCCTGCCAGGCCTCGTCGCCATCCACCAGGATGCGAGCGGCACCGCCAAGGACGTCGCCCTCTCCTATTCGAAAGCCATCGGCAACACCCGCGCCGGCGTGATCGAGACCTCGTTCCGCGAAGAGACCGAAACCGATCTCTTCGGTGAGCAGGCCGTTCTCTGCGGCGGCATCGTCGAGCTGATCAAGGCTGGCTACGAAACGCTGGTCGAAGCCGGCTACGCGCCGGAAATGGCCTATTTCGAATGCCTGCACGAGACCAAGCTGATCGTCGACCTGATCTATGAAGGCGGCATCGCCAACATGAACTACTCGATCTCGAACACGGCCGAGTATGGCGAATATGTCTCCGGTCCGCGCATCGTGGATTCCGAAGCCAAGGCGAACATGAAGAAGGTTCTGGAAGACATCCAGAACGGCACCTTCGCCCGCAACTGGGTGCTGGAGAACCAGGCCGGCGCACCGGGCTTCAACGCCATGCGCCAGCGCATGAACAGCCACCCGATCGAGGAAGTCGGCGAAAAACTGCGCGGCATGATGCACTGGGCCCAGAACGACCGCCTGGTCGACAAGTCGCGCAACTAA
- a CDS encoding GH25 family lysozyme: MRFTCLTAAALLAVFACSGPAQPVAAPAGGGPFAPGNEGIDLSHHNGRVNWDALSSAPLDFVYLKATEGRDWKDTRFQENWLAASERGWHVGAYHFYLLCRNGAAQAENFIQSVEVREGTLPPAVDLEYAHNCTPDGSREAVRAEIRAFMDALETEYGAPPVLYTTPEFHRDWLAGHFPRHPVWMRSLSGPPEGDVLIWQYSMKGQVPGVDGFVDLNRVPGTP, encoded by the coding sequence ATGCGTTTCACCTGCCTGACCGCTGCCGCTTTACTGGCTGTTTTCGCCTGCTCAGGGCCTGCACAGCCTGTCGCAGCGCCGGCAGGGGGCGGCCCATTCGCCCCCGGCAATGAAGGCATCGACCTGTCCCACCACAACGGCCGGGTGAACTGGGACGCGCTCAGCAGCGCCCCGCTCGATTTCGTCTATCTGAAAGCCACTGAAGGGCGCGACTGGAAGGATACGCGGTTTCAGGAGAACTGGCTGGCGGCGAGCGAGCGCGGCTGGCATGTCGGCGCCTATCATTTCTACCTGCTCTGCCGGAATGGCGCGGCGCAGGCGGAGAATTTCATCCAGTCGGTCGAAGTGCGCGAAGGCACGCTGCCCCCGGCAGTCGATCTGGAATACGCCCACAATTGCACGCCGGACGGATCCAGAGAGGCCGTCCGGGCAGAAATCAGGGCGTTTATGGATGCGCTTGAAACCGAATATGGCGCCCCGCCCGTGCTCTACACGACACCGGAATTCCATCGTGACTGGCTGGCCGGGCATTTTCCCCGTCATCCGGTCTGGATGCGCAGCCTGTCCGGTCCGCCGGAAGGGGATGTGCTGATCTGGCAGTATTCGATGAAAGGGCAGGTCCCCGGGGTGGACGGGTTCGTGGACCTCAACCGCGTGCCCGGCACACCCTAA
- a CDS encoding polymer-forming cytoskeletal protein, giving the protein MAPADKMRGGEPANLILKDTTLEGDLRFGAQLVVAGLVKGYIRCESMLIIERGGRVEGRIEAPVIIVHGELAGTVLATQSIEIWSGATVGGDVAARSVRVDEGAMLTANLLIAADLPDHLGPPEPAQTPSQAPKAEEAAPVAATQPLTPPVTRSQPAAPMSPPTSFLSPGPATDRG; this is encoded by the coding sequence ATGGCACCTGCAGACAAAATGCGCGGCGGAGAACCGGCAAACCTGATCCTGAAGGACACCACGCTTGAGGGCGACCTGCGGTTCGGGGCCCAGCTGGTCGTTGCCGGCCTGGTGAAAGGCTACATCCGCTGCGAAAGCATGCTGATCATCGAACGGGGCGGCCGCGTTGAGGGCCGTATCGAAGCCCCGGTGATCATTGTGCATGGTGAGCTGGCAGGCACGGTCCTGGCGACCCAGTCGATCGAGATCTGGTCAGGCGCAACGGTCGGCGGAGACGTTGCCGCACGGTCTGTCCGTGTCGACGAAGGCGCCATGCTGACAGCCAACCTTCTGATCGCCGCTGACCTGCCGGACCATCTCGGCCCGCCAGAGCCGGCGCAGACCCCATCTCAGGCCCCCAAAGCGGAAGAAGCCGCCCCGGTGGCCGCAACGCAGCCCTTGACCCCGCCTGTCACACGTTCGCAGCCGGCTGCGCCGATGTCACCGCCAACCTCGTTCCTGTCCCCCGGCCCGGCAACGGACCGCGGCTAG
- a CDS encoding oxidoreductase, giving the protein MAAEDQTPIGSGFHNKFTAAEVIEGIDLSGKNAVVTGGYSGIGLETVRALASAGARVTVPARRLDTAEAALADVAGDIEIAAMDLADLASVEKFTREYDETGRGLDILINNAGIMACPLARVGPGWESQFGVNHLGHMAMSLALAPAMQRTQNARMVALSSTGHIRSDVIWDDPNYNERPYDKWEAYGQAKTADALFALGVDRRGRDIGVRAFSVHPGGIFTPLQRHLPEEEMVALGWKAPDGSIPPAVQAMFKTPEQGASTTVWAATSPQLEGRGGVYCENCDIAQFATEDSQRWEHVRAWACDDERAERLWEMSEKMLADA; this is encoded by the coding sequence ATGGCTGCAGAAGACCAGACCCCGATCGGATCGGGATTCCATAACAAGTTCACAGCCGCCGAGGTGATCGAAGGGATCGATCTGTCCGGCAAGAACGCGGTTGTCACCGGCGGGTATTCCGGCATCGGACTGGAAACCGTGCGGGCGCTGGCATCGGCCGGGGCGCGTGTCACCGTCCCGGCCCGCCGGCTCGATACCGCCGAAGCCGCACTGGCCGACGTGGCCGGCGACATCGAAATTGCCGCAATGGACCTGGCTGACCTCGCCAGCGTCGAGAAATTCACGCGGGAATATGACGAGACCGGCCGCGGCCTCGACATCCTGATCAACAATGCCGGAATCATGGCCTGCCCGCTCGCCCGGGTCGGCCCCGGCTGGGAAAGCCAGTTCGGGGTCAACCATCTGGGCCATATGGCGATGAGCCTCGCCCTCGCCCCGGCCATGCAGCGCACGCAGAATGCCCGCATGGTCGCACTGTCCTCGACCGGGCACATCCGCTCTGACGTGATCTGGGACGATCCGAACTATAACGAACGTCCCTATGACAAATGGGAAGCCTACGGACAGGCCAAGACCGCCGACGCGCTGTTCGCACTTGGCGTGGACCGGCGCGGGCGGGACATCGGTGTCCGCGCCTTCTCCGTCCATCCGGGTGGCATCTTCACGCCGCTGCAGCGCCACCTGCCCGAAGAAGAAATGGTCGCGCTCGGCTGGAAAGCGCCTGACGGCTCCATTCCACCGGCGGTGCAGGCCATGTTCAAAACCCCCGAACAAGGCGCCTCAACCACCGTCTGGGCAGCAACCTCACCCCAGCTGGAAGGCCGCGGCGGCGTCTATTGCGAGAATTGCGATATCGCCCAATTCGCGACCGAAGACAGCCAGCGCTGGGAACATGTCCGCGCCTGGGCCTGCGACGACGAACGCGCCGAACGCCTGTGGGAAATGAGCGAAAAAATGCTGGCGGACGCCTGA
- a CDS encoding methyltransferase domain-containing protein, which translates to MKQIALLSLAGALLAACATPAAAPAPEAPDAAPEAPAMPETPAPKVAPGSFDYESVFRQDDRPEQDYELYPVRKSIEVLSFAGVMPGMTIVEMEAGDGFYTELLSRVAGPDGKVYMQNPPSFKNFLGDSVSKRVDGRLLNVQIVESAFDNLSNVPDAKADIVTWFLGPHELWYTPQGEPEGVLGDPDMTFDEIARVLKPGGHLVVLDHMAPAGSPPTTGGDTHRIDKAIIVDLAKDHGLTLVDESDILANPDDDGTVQVFDPSVRRKTDRFLLKFAK; encoded by the coding sequence ATGAAACAGATCGCACTACTCAGCCTGGCCGGCGCACTGCTGGCCGCCTGCGCCACACCGGCAGCAGCCCCTGCACCGGAGGCCCCTGACGCTGCACCGGAAGCGCCCGCCATGCCAGAAACGCCTGCCCCGAAAGTGGCACCGGGCAGCTTCGATTATGAGAGCGTATTCCGGCAGGATGATCGACCGGAGCAGGACTATGAACTCTACCCGGTGCGCAAATCCATCGAAGTTCTGTCCTTTGCCGGTGTCATGCCGGGCATGACGATTGTCGAAATGGAAGCCGGCGACGGTTTCTATACCGAGCTCCTGTCCCGCGTCGCCGGACCGGACGGCAAAGTCTATATGCAGAACCCGCCATCGTTCAAAAATTTCCTCGGCGACTCCGTCTCAAAACGGGTCGACGGGCGGCTGCTGAATGTCCAGATCGTGGAAAGCGCCTTCGACAATCTCTCGAATGTTCCGGACGCCAAAGCGGACATCGTCACCTGGTTCCTCGGCCCGCATGAGCTCTGGTACACGCCGCAGGGCGAGCCGGAAGGCGTGCTCGGCGACCCGGACATGACCTTTGACGAGATTGCCCGTGTCCTGAAGCCGGGCGGCCATCTGGTAGTGCTGGATCACATGGCCCCGGCCGGATCGCCCCCTACAACGGGCGGAGACACGCACCGGATCGACAAGGCCATCATTGTCGACCTGGCTAAAGATCATGGCCTGACGCTGGTCGATGAGAGCGACATCCTCGCCAATCCGGACGATGACGGCACCGTGCAGGTGTTCGACCCGTCCGTCCGGCGCAAGACGGATCGCTTCCTGCTGAAATTCGCCAAATAG
- a CDS encoding ATP-binding protein encodes MALSAEQVPIIMAAGAAALGLAALLWALRVSDGARGAARKYRDRSAELETTLAAHRSILGAHPGVILVWQGEALEAEGDDIIPPEMYGSPVALAGLLSFTDDAISPDPAVRIIEGLADLEARDSAGHDTTLRIRLRELRESGQAFSLTIIGPSGRFLEADGRTAGARAVVWVSDATIKGLEESSARGKLEEARQVIARDPTAFLDMLGKAPFPAWRMSGMGKLQWVNPAYIEAVDGTNLDRVLDRQLMLDQATADQARKTISEGIDIDETRHITINGARRAMRILTFPLSGGAGAMALDVTAQEDAREELNRHVRAHDETLNHVADAVAIFGADRKLTFYNKAFRDMWDLDESFLLDRPGHGQLLDRLRERRKLPARANYAEWRAEELSYYLDIDGVKEDTWSLPDERTLSVTRQRHPMGGLLLLFKDITGELELQTRFNAIVKTQSSTLDNLHEAVAVFGGDGRMKLHNNAFERLWSLSEEMLKDHPDYDDVVEECIPLFHDTEIWAAMKSHITDPSAKARQSTTGEMRRSDGSILTYLTHPLPDGNTLIAFADVTATRRVESALRERAEAFEAADRLKTEFVRNVSYQLRSPLTVIFGYAELLETQRNGDLTERQKDYVSAILSASDHLSKLIENILDLAMIEAGRMDLDLEDVDLASVIDESIEMVVSKAEDTQITVRSDISGKLGLIRADERRIRQILFNLVSNSLRFTDSGGEIVISAQRMGDMVTFSVRDNGRGLEADKRATSFDSFVSGDQRGAGLGLALVKHFVDLHGGTVGMKPVDGGGLEVTCWLPAQAMRAVSAQRELLLSENVVPS; translated from the coding sequence ATGGCACTTTCAGCGGAGCAGGTTCCGATCATTATGGCCGCAGGCGCGGCCGCTCTTGGCCTCGCGGCGCTGCTCTGGGCGTTGCGGGTGTCGGACGGTGCGCGGGGCGCTGCCCGTAAATACCGCGACCGGTCTGCTGAGCTGGAAACCACGCTCGCGGCGCACCGGTCCATTCTCGGGGCCCATCCGGGCGTCATCCTCGTCTGGCAGGGTGAGGCGCTTGAAGCCGAGGGCGACGACATCATCCCGCCGGAAATGTACGGGTCCCCGGTCGCGCTGGCCGGCCTGCTGAGCTTTACCGACGATGCCATCTCGCCGGACCCGGCCGTGCGCATCATCGAGGGCCTTGCCGACCTTGAGGCCCGTGACAGCGCCGGACACGACACGACGCTGCGTATCCGCCTGCGCGAACTGCGCGAGAGCGGGCAGGCTTTTTCGCTGACAATCATCGGCCCGTCCGGCCGCTTCCTTGAAGCCGACGGGCGCACCGCGGGGGCCCGGGCCGTGGTCTGGGTCAGCGATGCGACCATCAAGGGGCTGGAGGAAAGCTCAGCCCGCGGCAAGCTGGAAGAAGCCCGGCAGGTCATCGCGCGCGATCCGACGGCCTTCCTCGACATGCTGGGCAAGGCGCCGTTCCCGGCCTGGCGCATGTCGGGCATGGGCAAGCTGCAATGGGTGAACCCGGCCTATATCGAAGCCGTCGACGGCACCAATCTGGACCGTGTGCTCGACCGGCAGCTGATGCTGGACCAGGCGACCGCTGACCAGGCCCGCAAGACGATCAGTGAAGGCATCGACATCGACGAGACCCGGCACATCACCATCAATGGCGCGCGCCGGGCGATGCGTATCCTGACTTTCCCGCTCTCGGGCGGGGCAGGGGCGATGGCCCTGGACGTCACCGCGCAGGAAGATGCGCGTGAAGAACTGAACCGCCACGTCCGCGCGCATGACGAGACGCTGAACCATGTGGCCGATGCCGTTGCCATTTTCGGGGCAGACCGCAAGCTGACCTTCTACAACAAGGCCTTCCGCGACATGTGGGATCTCGATGAGAGCTTCCTGCTGGACCGTCCCGGCCATGGCCAGCTGCTGGACCGGCTGCGCGAGCGCCGCAAGCTGCCTGCCCGGGCGAACTATGCCGAATGGCGCGCGGAAGAGCTCTCCTACTATCTCGATATTGACGGGGTGAAGGAAGACACCTGGTCGCTGCCGGACGAGCGGACCCTGTCCGTCACCCGCCAGCGCCACCCGATGGGCGGCCTGCTGCTGCTGTTCAAGGACATCACCGGCGAGCTGGAACTGCAGACGCGGTTCAATGCCATTGTGAAGACGCAGAGCTCCACGCTCGACAATCTCCACGAAGCGGTCGCCGTGTTCGGCGGCGACGGGCGCATGAAGCTGCACAACAATGCGTTCGAGCGCCTGTGGAGCCTCAGCGAAGAGATGCTGAAGGACCATCCGGATTATGACGATGTGGTGGAGGAGTGCATTCCGCTCTTCCACGACACGGAAATCTGGGCGGCCATGAAGAGCCACATCACCGACCCGTCCGCCAAGGCACGTCAGTCCACGACGGGCGAAATGCGCCGGTCCGATGGGTCGATCCTGACCTATCTGACCCATCCGCTGCCGGACGGAAACACGCTGATCGCCTTTGCCGACGTGACCGCGACCCGCCGTGTCGAATCCGCCCTGCGCGAGCGGGCCGAAGCCTTTGAGGCTGCCGACCGTCTGAAGACGGAATTCGTGCGTAATGTGTCCTACCAGCTGCGCTCTCCGCTGACGGTGATCTTCGGCTATGCCGAACTGCTGGAAACCCAGCGCAATGGCGACCTGACGGAACGCCAGAAAGACTATGTCAGCGCGATCCTGTCTGCCTCCGATCACCTGTCCAAGCTGATCGAGAACATTCTCGACCTCGCCATGATCGAGGCTGGGCGTATGGATCTCGACCTCGAAGATGTCGATCTCGCCAGCGTGATTGATGAAAGTATCGAAATGGTCGTCTCGAAGGCTGAGGATACGCAGATCACGGTGCGCTCTGATATTTCGGGCAAGCTAGGCCTGATCCGCGCGGACGAGCGGCGCATCCGGCAGATCCTGTTCAATCTGGTTTCGAACTCGCTGCGCTTCACGGACTCCGGCGGGGAGATCGTCATTTCGGCCCAGCGCATGGGCGACATGGTCACCTTCTCCGTACGGGACAATGGACGCGGCCTTGAGGCAGACAAGCGCGCGACCAGCTTCGACAGTTTCGTCTCAGGTGACCAGCGCGGCGCAGGCCTCGGCCTTGCCCTCGTGAAGCACTTTGTCGATCTTCACGGCGGCACCGTCGGCATGAAGCCGGTCGATGGCGGCGGGCTGGAAGTCACCTGCTGGCTGCCGGCGCAGGCCATGCGCGCCGTCAGCGCACAGCGCGAACTGCTGCTTTCGGAGAATGTCGTTCCGTCCTGA
- the aguB gene encoding N-carbamoylputrescine amidase: MSRTITVASIQFTPSDDMQENIDRVAGFIREAAVQGAEVVLPPELFCGHYFCKTQEEHHFARALPWHDHPAVMQLGELAAELGVVIPVSIYEKDGPLYYNSLVMIDADGTPLGVYRKSHIPDGPGYQEKFYFRPGDTGFRTWQTMKGNIGVGICWDQWFPEAARAMALMGADVLLYPTAIGAEPQDASLDTAARWRRVMQGHSVANVIPVVAANRVGDEDGQVFYGTSFITDQTGEIVTDFGRSEEGVLVARFDLDLIDRDRAAWGFFRDRRTDLYDILV; encoded by the coding sequence ATGAGCCGTACAATCACCGTTGCCAGCATCCAGTTCACGCCCAGCGACGACATGCAGGAAAATATCGACCGCGTGGCCGGCTTCATTCGCGAAGCCGCCGTGCAGGGCGCCGAGGTCGTGCTGCCGCCGGAACTCTTCTGCGGTCATTACTTCTGCAAGACGCAGGAAGAGCACCATTTCGCCCGCGCGCTGCCCTGGCACGACCATCCGGCCGTGATGCAGCTTGGCGAGCTCGCTGCGGAACTCGGCGTTGTGATCCCGGTCTCGATCTATGAGAAGGACGGGCCGCTCTATTACAATTCACTGGTGATGATCGACGCCGATGGCACACCGCTGGGCGTCTACCGCAAGAGCCACATTCCGGATGGCCCCGGTTATCAGGAGAAATTCTATTTCCGGCCGGGCGATACGGGCTTCCGCACCTGGCAGACCATGAAGGGCAATATCGGCGTTGGCATCTGCTGGGACCAATGGTTCCCGGAAGCGGCGCGGGCCATGGCCCTGATGGGCGCCGATGTGCTTTTGTACCCGACCGCCATCGGGGCCGAGCCGCAAGACGCCAGCCTCGACACGGCAGCGCGCTGGCGCCGGGTGATGCAGGGGCATTCGGTGGCGAATGTCATTCCCGTCGTGGCGGCCAATCGTGTCGGAGATGAAGACGGCCAGGTCTTCTACGGCACCAGCTTCATCACGGACCAGACGGGCGAAATTGTCACCGATTTCGGTCGCAGCGAAGAAGGCGTGCTTGTCGCGCGCTTCGATCTCGACCTCATCGACCGGGACCGGGCCGCCTGGGGCTTTTTCCGGGACCGTCGGACAGACCTTTACGACATTCTGGTCTGA
- a CDS encoding agmatine deiminase family protein — protein MNDNKPFLPPEWAPQAALWCGWPHLADEWGGRLEGPRTQIAGFIRAASAHVPVRVAAGSAEALASATAAVGDVAKIVEVPAGDIWLRDTGPIVTGQGAAREAQAFRFNGWGGKYLMPGDTETAGAIAAYESLPAKFHPIVLEGGAIDADGKGRLLTTRQCLLNPNRNPDLTAEEIEARICAALGIDEMIWLGDGLLNDHTDGHVDNIARFIRPGHALCQMPSGTDDPNRDVLLEIEATLRDAGLDVTTIPSPGLIRGEDGEPVPASHMNFTITNGAVLVPVYEDHYSLVALAEMRVLFPGRKIIGLPAGHILGGGGSFHCMTREIPA, from the coding sequence ATGAACGACAACAAACCCTTCCTTCCGCCCGAATGGGCGCCGCAGGCTGCCCTCTGGTGCGGCTGGCCGCATCTTGCCGATGAATGGGGCGGTCGTCTTGAAGGGCCGCGGACACAGATCGCCGGTTTCATCCGGGCCGCTTCGGCGCATGTCCCGGTCCGGGTTGCGGCGGGGTCTGCCGAGGCGCTCGCCTCTGCCACGGCAGCTGTCGGCGATGTGGCGAAAATCGTGGAAGTCCCGGCCGGCGACATCTGGCTGCGCGACACCGGCCCCATTGTGACGGGGCAGGGCGCCGCCCGAGAGGCGCAAGCGTTCCGCTTCAATGGCTGGGGCGGCAAATACCTGATGCCGGGTGACACGGAAACGGCAGGCGCCATCGCGGCGTATGAATCCCTGCCGGCGAAATTTCACCCGATCGTGCTGGAAGGCGGCGCCATCGATGCCGACGGCAAGGGCCGCCTGCTGACCACACGCCAGTGCCTGCTCAATCCGAACCGGAACCCCGACCTGACGGCGGAGGAGATCGAGGCCCGCATCTGTGCGGCGCTTGGCATCGACGAGATGATCTGGCTGGGCGACGGCCTGCTGAACGACCATACCGACGGCCATGTCGACAATATCGCCCGCTTCATCAGGCCGGGGCACGCGCTCTGCCAGATGCCGTCCGGTACGGACGACCCGAACCGGGACGTGCTGCTGGAGATCGAGGCCACGCTGCGCGACGCCGGGCTCGACGTGACGACCATTCCATCCCCCGGCCTGATCCGCGGTGAAGACGGTGAGCCCGTCCCGGCAAGCCATATGAACTTCACCATCACGAACGGGGCCGTTCTGGTGCCGGTCTATGAAGACCATTACAGTCTCGTGGCGCTCGCCGAGATGCGGGTCCTGTTCCCGGGCCGCAAGATCATCGGCCTGCCGGCTGGACATATTCTGGGTGGGGGCGGAAGCTTCCACTGCATGACCCGCGAAATTCCTGCCTGA